A window of the Juglans microcarpa x Juglans regia isolate MS1-56 chromosome 5D, Jm3101_v1.0, whole genome shotgun sequence genome harbors these coding sequences:
- the LOC121264853 gene encoding protein CANDIDATE G-PROTEIN COUPLED RECEPTOR 7-like: MTKTSSFFAFSVFFFLLLFSPSSGEIKTLTITSDTRPMILFEKFGFTHTGHISIAVSSVSVSSSLSPPDPSRLGFFLLSDESLLQVLLEIRQNPQLCVLDSQYTYKLFTFRDLSPPPASSFNHSYPVSSPNEYSLFFANCAPESSVSMDVRTELYNLDLDNSRDYLSAGLTHHPTLFFLFSLAYFAFLAFWIYLCYTNKRSVHRIHLLMAGLLLMKALNLICAAEDEHYVKVTGTPHGWDVLFYIFQFIRLVLLFTVIVLIGTGWSFLKPFLQEKEKKVLMIVIPLQVLANIASVVIGETGPFIKDWVTWNQVFLLVDIICCCAIIFPIVWSIRSLRETSKTDGKAARNLAKLTLFRQFYMVVIGYLYFTRIVVFALRTIAAYKYQWVSNAAEEIASLAFYLVMFYMFRPVEKNEYFVLDEEEEEAAELALRDEEFEL, from the coding sequence ATGACGAAAACGTCCTCCTTCTTCGCCTTctccgtcttcttcttcctcctcctcttctcgCCCTCCTCCGGCGAGATCAAAACCCTAACCATAACCTCCGACACGCGCCCCATGATCCTCTTCGAGAAATTCGGCTTCACCCATACCGGTCATATCTCAATTGCCGTCTCCTCCGTATCcgtctcctcctctctctcccctcccgACCCTTCTCGCCTCGGTTTCTTCCTTCTGTCCGACGAGTCCCTTCTCCAGGTCCTCCTCGAGATCCGCCAGAACCCCCAGCTCTGCGTCCTCGACTCCCAGTACACTTACAAACTCTTCACCTTCCGAGACCTCTCCCCCCCTCCCGCATCTTCCTTCAACCATTCCTACCCTGTCTCCTCCCCCAACGAGTACTCCCTCTTCTTCGCCAATTGCGCACCGGAGTCCTCCGTCTCCATGGACGTGCGCACCGAGCTCTACAACCTCGACCTTGACAACTCCCGGGACTACCTCTCAGCAGGTCTCACCCACCACCCCaccctcttcttcctcttctccctcgCCTATTTCGCCTTCTTAGCCTTCTGGATCTACCTCTGCTACACCAACAAGCGCTCCGTCCACCGGATCCATCTCCTCATGGCAGGGTTGCTGCTCATGAAGGCTCTCAATCTGATCTGCGCCGCCGAGGACGAGCATTACGTGAAGGTCACGGGCACCCCGCACGGCTGGGACGTGTTGTTCTATATCTTCCAGTTCATAAGGTTGGTCCTGCTCTTCACCGTCATCGTTTTGATCGGGACTGGTTGGTCCTTCTTGAAGCCCTTCTTgcaggagaaggagaagaaagtgCTGATGATTGTGATCCCGCTTCAGGTCCTGGCAAACATTGCGTCGGTCGTCATTGGCGAGACCGGGCCGTTTATTAAGGATTGGGTGACCTGGAACCAGGTTTTCTTGCTGGTGGACATTATTTGCTGCTGCGCAATCATATTCCCGATCGTGTGGTCGATTCGGTCGCTGAGGGAGACCTCGAAGACCGACGGGAAAGCCGCGAGGAACTTGGCCAAGTTGACTCTTTTTAGGCAGTTTTACATGGTTGTGATCGGGTACTTGTATTTCACGCGGATCGTCGTGTTTGCGCTTAGGACGATTGCGGCGTATAAGTATCAGTGGGTGAGTAATGCGGCCGAGGAGATTGCTAGCCTCGCGTTCTATTTGGTGATGTTCTATATGTTTAGGCCTGTGGAGAAGAATGAGTACTTTGTTCTCGacgaggaggaagaagaggctGCCGAGTTAGCTCTTAGGGATGAAGAGTTCGAGCTCTGA